AAAACTGCATGAAGCCGTCTTCTCTTCAACCTATGGAAGGCACGTTTAATTTCTATGCCGCCGATAAACTGCTTGAATTTGCCCGTGAGAACGGTATCGCGTTTCGCGGCCATACACTTGTCTGGCACAACCAGGCGGCGGAATGGATGTTTTATGAGAGCAAGGGAAGTGAACATCCTGCATCAAGGGAACAACTGAAAACCCGTCTTAAGGACCATATATACACTATTATGGAACATTTTAAAGGGAATGTGTACGCCTGGGATGTGGTGAACGAAGCGATTGACGTGGGCAAGCCCGATGACATGCGCAACAGTAAATGGTATCAGATAATGGGCAAGGAATATATAGAACTGGCTTTCCGGTACGCTCGGGAAGCGGACCCGGATGCGAAATTGTTTTACAACGACTATGATATGACCATTCCCGGTAAAAGAGACGCCGTCATAAGAATGGTAAAAGAGATGCGGGAAAAAGGTGTTCCTATCGACGGTATCGGCATGCAGATGCACGGCTCGATTACAAGCCCGACATTACAGTCGTTCGAAGAAGCGCTGGCCGTCTATTCGGGATTGGGTGTGGAAATCCATATAACGGAACTCGATATTAATATATATGGAAGCGGGGCGCAGTCTTTCGAGACGATACCCGAAGAACTCCTTATCGCGCAGGGATACCGTGTAAAAGACCTTTTTGAAATAATGAAAAAATACAAAAACATCACCAGCGTGACGTTCTGGGGACTTGCCGATGATTACTCCTGGCTTCAAAAAACGGACCGGATGAACTGGCCGCTACCTTTTAATGAAGCGTTTAAAGCAAAACCCTTTTATTGGGGAATCGTCGATCCCTCAAAACTAAAACCAAGGATTAATATGGCAAAGGCGGTCGAGGGGACTCCCGAAATAGACGGTACACCCGATGATTTGTGGGAGTTCACCGAATATGTCCCGAATATTCCGGGCACGTTGGATGTGAGTGCCAATGTCCGCACCCTGTGGGACAAGGATAATCTCTATATTCTGACGCAGGTTAACGACAAAACACCCGCCCGGAATGATGAAATAACGGTTTTTATTGATGAGAAAAACGACAGAACGGACACGATGGATGAAAATGACCGGATTTTACACTACAAGCTGGATAAAAGCTGGAAAAACTCGCAAGACGCCGTCGTTTCAATCACCGAAAACGGCTATATCTTCGAGGCCTGTATCCCGTTTGAACATATCGATGGGAAAAAAGCCGTAAAAATCGGATTCGACTTTTCAATTAAAAACGACGATCGTGCAGTTTTAAAATGGAATCATCGGGATAGGATTGAAAGTGAAAGCCCCTCTTTATGGGGATTAATAAACCTGGATACGGCGCCCAAAGGAATGATCGTTTATGAAGGAACTCCCGTGATCGATGCCGAAAAGGATACATCATATAACAAGGGAACGGCTTTCCCCGTTGATCTTTTTATTTTGGGGATTCAGGGCGAAGATGTCCGGTTTGCCGGCGCAACGGCGAACGCCCGGGTGATGTGGGATTCGAAGGGGTTGAGTGTTTATTTGCAAGTTATCGATCCCGTCCTGAGCGATAAAAGCGATCTCGACTACAGTCAGGACAGCGTTGAAGTGTTTATCGATGAAAACAACCACAGGACCACCTCGTATGAACAGGATGACGCCCAATACAGGGTCAATTTTAAAAACCAGACATCCTTCGGTTCCACAGGCAGCGTCGAAGGATTCAACAGCGCGGCAAAAATAATCCCGGGCGGATACGCGGTCGAAATGTATATCCCTTTCAGAACGATAACAGGGAACAAGGGAACCATCATCGGATTCGACCTGCAGGTGAATGACGACCAGTTGGGAAACGGCAACAGGGCAAGCATTTCAAAATGGAACGATCCGACAAATGATTCATGGCAGTCGACCGCACAATTCGGAGTCGTCATTTTCAAATGAAGCGATAAATCGTACGCATGCTTTGGATATCGGGCAATAAGCGGTTATTCCGCCTCCCCGCATTGCTGCTTGACGAGTCTTGTGTGATTGTCGTTATACACGATCCACTCGAGGTCCCTGCTCCAGTCAAGGCTCAATATTTTCCCCCCGGAAACCTTGCAGACGTTATGTATCTCACCGGATGATAAGGTCAGGAAATATATTTCATAGTAGCAATTCCCAGAGCATTTCTCGACCGCAAAGACGATCCCGCCTCCGGTATCGTCGAACCTGAAATACCGGGTCGGTTCCCTGCCCCCGAGGGCGTTCCTGTCGAACTTTTTCACGGGAACGGCCCCTTTTTTATTAATTGCATAGACGGTATAGGCCCTTTCACCGTCGTCGAAGCATATCGCCTTTGTATCGGTCTTGTCGAACCTGAACCGTGACCTGCCCGACATGGCGTAGCTGAAGTTTTCAAGCGGAAGGCGGCCGCCGGTTGTTATATCATGCAGGAAAAACCCGTCACTGTCGTTCATCAGAAGGTACCTGCCCGTATTCGAAATCTGAAACAGGTTGACGGTCTCGAATTGCCCGCCGCTTCCGGGGATCGTCCTGATCTCACGCCGGTAGAGTTCCCGAATTTTCTTTGTCCCGATGTGTATCGCCTTTACGACGATATAGGGTTTGGCAGGGTCTTTCAGCCAGAATTGATAGACCGCGGCTGAGGCATCCATAAAGGCGACCTCGTTCTCGTTGATCCAGCATATTCTTCCCACCGGTTCTCCGTATACCTTTTCGAAATTACCCTTTGCCGTACTGCCGATCCAGAGGTGCGCCTTGTTCGTGTAATAGTTCGCCTTGTCGCGCGCCTGCAGGGCGATTCTGTTGCCGTCCGGAGAAACAAGCGGGCATTCCTCGATAAAGAACGTCCCTTTATCGAAGCGCTGCAGTACGGACTGGGCATTGGCCGCATAACAAAAAAGGCAGATTAATACCGATATAAACAGTATTGTTTTTTTCATAGCTCCCTCCGTCAATGTTCTTTTAATGACCGTTGATAGTGAAATTTTAAAAGACTTTGAATAAAAAAGCAAACTTATCGACGATTCAATAAACCTTAAAAGCAGGGTTATTGAGGTGCCCTTATTTCATTATTTCCCGTCTCAGAAGCTTTTACATATATCAAAACGTTCATTACAGACGCGCGGTACGGAACCGAACACGACACAGCGATATATCGAAATCACGGAACCGGGATGCGGTCTCGATAAAAATATCGAAAATCCCGGCCAAGAAAATAATTGATTTTACACTCTCTATTTACAATAATTAATGAATATCACATAAAGAAAAGGAGTCGAAATGAAGCATATCACCGTCTCTCTCTTTCTCTGTATATTTTTGATCCTTGTCGGCGGTTGTGCCAAAAAAGCGGGACAGGAATTAACAAGAACGGACGACCTGCTATATATCAATTATATTTCGGAATATACGACTGGCTCCGTTTCCTGCACATCGCCGGTTACCGTACGGCTTGCATCCAATGCCGATCTCGAAAACAGGGACATCGCCCTGGAAAACGGGGAGGCGGCGCCGGGAATCCTCATCATAAAACCTCCCGTAAAAGGAAAAGCCATATGGGACGACCCGAGGGTCATCCGGTTTTACCCCGACGACAAACTTCCGTCCGGGGTCTCGTATGACTGCGAGCTCGCCCTGTCGAAAATTTTCGATGTACCGGAAGAACTTTCTTCATTTCCGTTCTCATTTAAAGTGTTTAGACAGGACTTTGATGTCGTCATGGGCGATGTTCTTTTTTCCGGTGATGCCGTGACAAAGCAGACAATTACCGGGACCGTTACCACTGCGGACTGGGCTTCTATCGACAATGTAAAACGAATTATTACGGTAAAGGGAAAGGACAGAGAATTATCCGTTCTGTGGGAACATGAACTGGATGAAAACAAACACACATTTAGAATAGAAAATCTGATTCGTGAAAACAAGACCTATAAAATTAAGATCGAATGGAAAGGAGATCCTATCGGTGTCAATAAAAAGGGAAATACCTTTGTCGATATCTACGGACTAGAGGTTTTCAAATACCTGAATTTCCGGCTTGTTCTGGAAGGCGAACGGCATATGGATATGCAATTTTCCATGCCCCTGGATGAAAAACAGCAGCTGGCCGGGATTATTGCCGTCGACGGGGATGTCAGCCCTTCCCTGTTTATTGAAAAGAATATTATCAGCCTGTATCCGTCAAAAGGGGCGAGAAATACATTGAACGTTACCATCAACAATGAATTAAAGGATGTGACGGGCTCGAAACTCGGTGAAAAAGTGGAATTATCCGTAACCTTCAAACAGGAACCCCCGCAGGTTCGCTGGGTCCGTAAAAAAGGCGGCATTCTCCCGAGTACGGAAGGATTCGTCATTCCCTTTGAAGCGATCAGTCTGAAGGCGGTCGATGTGTCCGTGATTGAAGTGTATGAGAACAATCTCATACAATTTTTGCAGGTTAACAGGGATGTTACCGGCGACAGGGAAATCAAGCGGGTGGGAAGACCCCTTCTGTATAAAACGGTTCCGCTTGAACACAAAGAGGTAAAGGATCTGTATGAATGGAACAGGTTCAACCTCGATTTTTCCGACCTCATCAAGGTCAAACCCGGATCGTTATACCAGGTAAGAGTCAATTTCAGAAGATCGCAATCGATTTACTATTGCACGGATACCGGAGAGGCCGTCATTGCCGATGAAATGCTGAAGGACAATTGGGATTCACAACAGGAAAGGTCAAACTGGGATTACTGGGACGATTACTATTACGACGAGGATTACTGGGAAAACAGAAACAATCCGTGTAAAGACGCATACTACGGGAAACAGAGGGAAATAACGACGAATTTACTCGCATCCGACCTCGGCATCATTGCCAAAGGCGGTGAAAACGGGGAACTTCATGTATTTCTGACGGATATAAAAAACACGGATACATTGAGCGGGATCGATATCGATGTCTATAATTTCCAGCAGCAATTGATCGCTTCAGAAAAAACAAATGCATCCGGCTATGCTTTAATCAAGATAAAAAATACCGACAGCATACCCTTTGCCGTCATTGCCGGACGCGGCAAGGAACGGGGGTATCTCCGGGTGGATGACGGAACCTCCCTGTCCATGAGTAATTTCGATGTCGGCGGTTCCAGTACAAGACGGGGCCTCAAGGGCTTTATCTACGGAGAACGGGGGGTATGGAGGCCGGGAGACACGATGTATCTCAACTTTATCCTCGAGGATAAAGGGAAAATACTCCCGGAAAATCATCCCGTAATTTTTGAACTGGTCAATCCGAAATCCCAGGTGGAAGAACGGATCGTGAAAACTGAAAATATCGCCGGAATCTATTCTTTTCCGGTAAAAACTGATCCCGATGACCCCACCGGCGACTGGAAAGCCCGTATCCGCGCCGGCGGTGAAATATTCAGCAAGGATATCAAAGTCGAGACAATAAAACCGAACAGGCTGAAGATAAACCTGGACTTCGGAAAAGAGCGGCTTTCCGCCCTTGATACATCGATAACCGGAACCATCGAGGCGGCATGGCTTCACGGGGCACCGGCAAAAAACCTGCGCGCGGAATTTACGCTTCTGCTCAACCCCATGCTCACATCGTTCGACGGATATCCGGGATTCAGTTTCGACGATCCGTCACGGGAATACTATCCGGAAAAAGAAACCGTATTCGACGACAATCTCTCGGAAGAAGGCAAGGGATATTTTTCCTTTATTCCGGTGACAATCGACAATGCCCCGGGCGCATTAAAAGCGATTTTTATGGGAAAGGTATATGAAGAGGGGGGGGATTTCAGTATCGACAAGGTAACCCTGCCCTATTACCCGTATACCTCTTTTACCGGGATAAAACTCCCGCCCGGAGACAAATCCCGGGGAATGCTGCTGACCGATGAAGATCATAAGGTTCAGATTGCCACCGTCGACCCGCGGGGGAAACCCCTCTCCCGAAGAGGACTGGAAGTATCCGTATACAAACTCTCCTGGAAATGGTGGTGGGATCAATCCGGTGAAAATCTTTCAAGTTATATCGGGCGGTCATACAGCCAAAGGATTTCAAACGGGGTGGTGGATACCGTCAACGGCAAAGGAGAATGGAGTTTGAGGATCAATTACCCGGATTGGGGACGGTACTTTATCAGAGTATATGATCCGAACTCAAAACATGCCGCGGGAAAAATATTTTATATCGATTGGCCGGGGTGGGCCGGCAGTGCACAAAAAGGCGAGCTGTCCGGAGCGACCATGCTTTCATTCTACTCGGACAAGAATGAATACACCGTGGGAGAGAAAGCGAAGGTGACGATTCCGGTGTCGGCGGACGGACGGGCCCTTGTAAGCCTTGAGACGGGGAGCAAAATAGTCCGGAATTTCTGGGTCCAGACAAAAAAAGGACAAACGACCTTTGATTTCGACATTACCTCCCTGATGTCGCCCACGGTTTATATTCATGTCACGCTTGTCCAGCCTCATGCGCAGGTGAGCAACGACCTGCCTGTCCGGCTTTACGGGGTTTTTCCCGTAAAGGTGATCGATCCCGAGACAAAACTCCAGCCGGAAATCGGTATTGCCGATACCCTTGCCCCTGAAAAGGAAGTTTCCATCGTCATAAAGGAAAAAACGAGAAAGCCCATGGCATATACCCTTGCAGTCGTCGATGAAGGACTTCTGGATATAACAAACTTCGATACCCCCAACCCCTGGTCCGGCTTTTATACAAAAGAAGCGCTGGGAATTAAAACATGGGATATCTACGATGAAGTAATCGGCATACTGAGCGACCATTTCGGTCCCCTGCTCGCCATCGGGGGCGGGGGTGATGAAATTCTTCCCCCCAAAGACCAGAAAGCGGAGCGCTTTAAACCGGTGGTAAAATTCTTCGGACCATTTTATCTTGCCCCGGGCAAAACGAATAACCACAATTTTATTATGCCCCGGTATATCGGTTCGGTAAAAACGATGGTCGTGGCGGCATATGAAGGGGCGTACGGAAACGCGGAGGCCACATCATTCGTGAAAGAGTCCGTAATGGTGCTCGGAACACTCCCCAGGGTACTGGGTCCCGGTGAAAAAATCAAATTGCCGGTCAATGTGTTCGCAATGGAAGAAGGGATAAAGAGTGTCGATATCGGTGTAAAAACGGAAGGTCCCTTACATCTCGACGGCAAGGCAAGTCAAAGGATCTCATTTGCAAAACCGGGTGAAAAATTCGTCTATTTCGACCTTACCACACCGGAAGAAATCGGGATCGCAAAGGTCTTTATCACGGCGCAATGGGGGCAGGAAAAAACAGGCTATGATGTCGAGATGGATGTCAGGCCGTCAAATCCCGCCGAAACGAAAGTTTATCAGGCACTCATTGAATCCGGCAAAGCATGGGAGATGGACATCGATCCCATCGGCATTCCCGGAACCAACAAGATGACCCTCGAACTTTCCTATCTTCCGCCGGTGAACCTGGAAAAGCGGCTTTCATTTTTAATCCGGTTCCCCCACGGCTGTATCGAACAGACCACGTCGTCGGTTTTTCCCCAGGTGTATCTCGACGAGATTGTCGACCTGACCCCCGACCAGGCGGCGGAAATAGAAAGGAATATCAACGCGGGAATCGATATGCTGAAATCGTTCAGAACCCCCTCCGGCGGTTTCGGATACTGGCCCGGCGATACGGATGCATCGCCGTGGGGTTCCAACTACGCCGGGCATTTCTTGCTCGAGGCTAAAAACAAGGGATACAATGTTCCGCCGGGAATGCTCGGCGACTGGGCCAATTACCAGGAGTCCGCGGCAAACAGATGGGATAGTAAACGGGGGTTCGATGAAGATATCAACCAGGCATACCGTCTTTATACCCTCGCCCTTTACGGCAGGCCCAACCTCGGGGCGATGAACCGCCTAAAAGAAAAACAAACCCTGGACAACCGTGTGCGGTGGCGGCTCGCCGCCGCTTATGTGCTTGCCGGAAAAAAACCCATCGCGGAACAGGTAATCGATGAATACAAACTCGATACCTCCGTTCGGGATTACCAGGTCACTTCCGCCACCTACGGATCCGCCCTGAGGGACAAGGCCATGATTCTTGAAACGCTTGTGCTGATGGAAAACAGGGAGATGGGATTTACTTTGCTGAAAGAAATCTCTGAAAACCTGGGAAGCGACCAATGGCACAGCACCCAGACCACCGCATACGCATTGATCGCGATTGCCAAATTCGGGTCAAGACAGGGAACGGGTGACCATATCGCCTGTGATTATACATTCGGCAGTAAAAAAGGAACCCTCCAGGGCGACACACCTTTTGTCTCGACGGAACTGCCGGTCCTGTCCGCACACTTCACCGTAAAGAATACAGAGACAAAACCGGTGTATGCACGGTTTACTTCCATGGGAATACCACTCAAGGGGAAGGAGCTCGATGAAGAAAAGGGGATATCCATGAACGTCACATACAAATTGAAAGACGGTACCGTTATTAGGGATCTCTCCAAATTCACCCAGGGAACGGATATTTTTATAGAAACGGAAATAAAGAACCCGGGTATATACGGAAGCCTGGAAGAACTTGCATTGACGCAGATATTCCCCTCCGGATGGGAAATACTGAACCTCCGCCTTCAGGATATCGAGGATTACTCCGGATTCGGCAAGCCGGAATACCAGGATATACGGGACGACAGGGTGTATACCTACTTTGACCTGGCGGCCAATGAAAGCAAGGTGTTCCGGATAATGGTGAATGCGGCATACCTCGGTGAATACTATATGCCGGGAATAAATTGCAAGGCCATGTATAATAACGGGATAACGTCGAGTAAAAAAGGCAGAAACATTGTTATTGTCGAGTAAATGGTTCGTACAGACCGGGAAACGATTAAAACGATATCTCCTGTCATTAATGGATATTCGGGAAGTGCAATGCCGGGTGATATCCCGTATAAAGCAATTGAAAGGAATTATCAATAAAAAGTGGCATGGCGCCTTTCTGACATGCTTTTTTTTCTTTACGTTCATTCTCCTTCTACCGCTCGAGCAGCCGCTGTTCGAAGGGGATTATTCGACCGTTCTGAAAGACGGCAAGGGGAACCTGCTTTGTGCCCGGATCGCCCGGGACGAGCAATGGCGGTTTCCCCCGGTGACGAAGGTGCCCGAAAAATTCAGGAAATGCATTATACTTTTTGAAGATAAAAATTTCTACGTTCATCCGGGGATCGATCCGTTCGCAATCGCGCGTGCCCTTTGCCGGAATATTGAAAAAGGTGAAATCGTTAGCGGAGCAAGCACCATCACCATGCAGGTGATACGGCTTTCCAGGAAAGGAAAGCCGAGAATTATAACGGAAAAAATAATGGAAGCCCTTCTTGCCTTGAAACTCGAACTCATGTACACCAAAGACCAGATACTGGCGTTTCATGCATCGAATCTTCCGTTCGGCGGAAATGTCGTGGGTATTGAAGCAGCGTCATGGAGATATTTCGGGCGGCAGCCGGATAATTTGACCTGGGCGGAGACGGCGCTGCTTGCCGTTCTCCCGAATGATCCCGCAATGATCCATCCCGGCAAAAACCGCGGCCTCCTGCTCGAGAAACGCAACCGCCTGCTGGACAGGCTCTGCGAGAAAAAGATAATTACACAAACGGAATGTACCCTGGGAAAAGAAGAACCGCTGCCCGGAACCCCCTATCCCATCCCGGCAAAAGCCCCGCATCTTTTCGACCGGATGATAAAAGACGGACATGGGGGAACCTCCGTTATTTCCAGTATCGATCCCGCGCTGCAGCATCTTACCGCTTCGATCATCCGCAAGCATTACAAACATCTGTCTCGCTCGAAAATATACAATGCGGCCGCTTTGATCATAAAAGTCGATACGGGAGAAGCCCTTGCCTATGTGGGAAACACGGAACCGCTTTCCGGCGAACAACACGGTAATGCCGTGGACATTATCGCCGCAGACAGGAGTACGGGAAGTATTCTCAAGCCGTTTTTATACGCATTTATGCTGGATGAAGGGGAAATCCTTCCGGAAGAGATCGTTCCGGATATTCCGCTTTTTTACAGGGGATTTGCCCCGATGAATTTTGCAAAAACCTTCGACGGTGCAATCCCGGCGAGCAGGGCGCTGACCCGTTCACTGAACATCCCGTTCGTGTATCTGCTGCAAAAATACGATTACCGCAAATTCTACAGGAAACTCGCACAACTCGGCATGACACTCCCCTATCCCCCCTCCCATTATTCATTATCCCTGATCCTCGGCGGCGCGGAATCAACCCTCTGGGATCTGACCGCTATGTACGCGACAATGGCGCGGGTACTCAAACATTATCCTGTTTCAGGATACAGTCATGAGGATTACATCAGGAATACCTATCTGCCCGTTCCCGGTAATCCGGCGGATCCAGAAAAAAGAAAAAAATCGGACACGAGTCTCCTGGGCGCTGCTTCCATCTGGTTCACTTTTTCCGCAATGAAAGAGGTTGTCCGTCCGGACGAGGAAAGCAACTGGAATCGATATGCATCGTCACGGCCCATCGCTTGGAAAACGGGAACCAGCTATGGAAACAGGGACGGCTGGGCAATCGGCATTACGCCGGACTATGTCGTCGGGGTATGGGTCGGAAATGCCGATGGGGAAGGCAGACCCGAAATAAAAGGGATCCATATCGCCGGACCGATCCTCTTCGACATTTTCGGCATCCTGCCCCATACGAACTGGTTTACAAAACCGTGGACCGATATGGTATTCGCTGCGGTATGCAAAAAAAGCGGTATGCTGGCATCACAATCCTGTGAGGATACTATCATAACGGAAATCCCCGCCCGCGGTCTTTCTTCTTACCCCTGCTGCTACCACAGGATCGTCCATCTGGATGAAAAGGAAGCATATCAGGTGAATAGTTCGACGTATCCCGTTTCAAAAATGGTTCATAAAAAGTGGTTCGTACTCCCCCCGGTACAGGAGTATTATTTTAAAAAGCGGAACAGTTCATACAAAGTGCTGCCCCCCTTTCCGGACCATGTTGATACAAGGATGGAGTTTATCTATCCCGCGAAGAACAAAACGAACATTTATGTTCCCCTGGAACTCGACGGTACCCCCGGCAAAACGGTGTTTGAAATCGCGCACCGGAGCCCTGATACAACGGTTTTCTGGCATCTCGACGGCGAGTACCTCGGCGAGACAAAAGCCATTCATCAGATGGGGGTTTTCCCCCGGGAGGGAGAGCACGAGCTTGTCGTGATAGACGAGGAAGGGAACGTGCTCACGAATCATTTCACCGTTGTGAAAAGGATGAAGGGCTGACCCGACGAAATGGATACGTGCTCCCCGGTCAAAACAGAGACACAGCCCGCTGTCGACCGGTATCGCATATTTTCGCGAAAGTCTCCCGGAATACCGGCCGCCGTCATCCGCTTTCCTGTAACATCCCGGACGATTCCCATTTACCGCAAATGATAAAAACCGATGTTACCGGTCGGTTTCATTCTCCTTTCGCTTTAAGTTGAAACCGCCCCAACCGCCATCGAGTATAGTTATATTGAGTGATCCATTGAAAGGGATCGGATATACATAAGGTAAAAAAGGAGGTACATATGAAAAAAACAGAATCAATTGCCGCCATTGTCATTGCCCTTTCGGTTCTCTGCATGGCGGTGCCGGTTTTTGCCGCAAGCCCGGATGAAGGCGATATACAACACCTGATCTTCATGCGGGAAGAGGAAAAACTGGCGAGGGATGTCTACCTGACCATGGCGGCCCTTTATCCGCAATCCGGCGTCTTCACCACGATCGGGACGCAATCCGAGCAGACCCATACGGACACGATCCGGGACATGCTCGAGCAATTCGGGATTCCCGATCCCAACCCCGGAGCGAACATCCTGCCGGAAAGCATCGGCGTGTTCACCGGAAAAGAGTACGGCTGGTACTTCACGGATAAATACAATACGCTGGTGTCCCGCGGCAGGATAAGCCTGCTCGATGCGCTGTATGTGGGCGCGTTTATCGAGGAACTCGACATGCTCGATATCGTCTCCTGTCCGAAAGTCATCCTGGAGACGGCCGATCTTTCGGGCACCTGCCGGTGCGGCCTTGCATGCACGGACGTGAAGGCGATCCGGACGATGCTCACACATCTCCTTGACGGATCGAAGAACCACCTGCGGTCGTACGTGAAGAACATCGAGAAAATCATCGGCAAAGGCAATTACGAGGCCCAGGTCCTTACTCAGGAAGAGGTCGACGAGATACTCGGAAGGTGAATGAAAGCCCCGCGCGCGGGGCTTTTTTTTAAATGGTATTGGAACGCGAACGGCCATGAAAGCGGCCGGTTCGATTATCAAAGCCGTTCGGTCAACCATCAATGGAATGCGATGAGTGACTTTCTGAATATCGGGTAAGGGGGCGGTTTCTTTTTTCATCAGCGATGTGCTATATGGGGAAGACCTGTATGTTACAGGCGGAATAATACCGGCTTATTTATGGTTTTATTAAAATCTCCTTCCACACCGCATAATGATATATTCGTATAGCCGTTGTTCCAGTAAATCCGTAATAGCCGCATAATATTTTTTTAAATTGAATATACGATTTTATTATGATATTCTGGCCATAAATGGAAGATGGAAAAGATATATCTATCATTGTCGTTGACGATGAATCAATCATTCTTGAAAGTATAAAAGATTACTTCGATTATTTATCGATCACGATATTTTCGAATCCCGTGAAGGCACTTGAAGCCTTTAAAAAGCAGTATTTTGATATTGCTGTTGTGGATTACAAAATGCAGACTATGAACGGCCTTGAATTACTGATCAATGCCAAAAAAATGAAATCTTATGGCTACGGTATTTTGCTGACCGCCTATGCGAATAAAAAACTCCTGGAACAGTTTATCAATAAATCGCTTATACAGCATGTAATGGAAAAACCTCTATCTCTGGATTCTCTGGAGACGATATTCAACCGGGCTATAAAAATATGCAGAGAAAAGAAAGATCAGCCGGACTATAAAGCGCTTTACAGGGACCTTCGGGATACAATTAATATACAGAGTAAAAACCGGTTATTTTTAGATCCGAAGCTTGATGAGTATTTCGGTAACTTCAGGAAAATTTCATATTCCGATGCAAACATTCTTATTACAGGTGAAACGGGAACAGGTAAAAACGTTCTGGCCATGTTGATCCATGAAATGAGTCGAAGGGCGGATAAGCCTTTCGTGAAGATCGACTGTGCTGCCTTGCCGGGGCAATTGATAGAGAGTGAATTATTCGGTTATGAAAAAGGGGCATTTACGGGAGCCGATCAGTCAAAACCGGGAAAGATCGAATTGTCAAACGACGGAACCCTTTTTCTTGATGAAATAGGAGAACTCGATCTTCGGCTTCAGATAAAACTGCTTAAAGTCTTGCAGGAAAAAGAGGTTGAGAGACTGGGAAGCAACAAAACAAAACCTATAGATTTCAGACTTATAACGGCGACTAATAAAAATCTGCAGCAATTACTCGATCGGAACCAGTTCAGGGTGGACTTATATTACAGGATAAATACCTTCCACCTGCCTGTTCC
This Spirochaetales bacterium DNA region includes the following protein-coding sequences:
- a CDS encoding sigma-54-dependent Fis family transcriptional regulator — its product is MEDGKDISIIVVDDESIILESIKDYFDYLSITIFSNPVKALEAFKKQYFDIAVVDYKMQTMNGLELLINAKKMKSYGYGILLTAYANKKLLEQFINKSLIQHVMEKPLSLDSLETIFNRAIKICREKKDQPDYKALYRDLRDTINIQSKNRLFLDPKLDEYFGNFRKISYSDANILITGETGTGKNVLAMLIHEMSRRADKPFVKIDCAALPGQLIESELFGYEKGAFTGADQSKPGKIELSNDGTLFLDEIGELDLRLQIKLLKVLQEKEVERLGSNKTKPIDFRLITATNKNLQQLLDRNQFRVDLYYRINTFHLPVPPLRNRKELLRQLIFHFTKLFSEEMYHKDIDISDEALSLLLHYTWPGNIRELENAIKRSLILVDEEAEKLEPGDFNFLFNIKPHNEDIFHSIAEYIIREKKSLKDIEKPILKQIITHFNGDISTAVQNTSISKNTFYRNR
- a CDS encoding DUF2202 domain-containing protein, coding for MKKTESIAAIVIALSVLCMAVPVFAASPDEGDIQHLIFMREEEKLARDVYLTMAALYPQSGVFTTIGTQSEQTHTDTIRDMLEQFGIPDPNPGANILPESIGVFTGKEYGWYFTDKYNTLVSRGRISLLDALYVGAFIEELDMLDIVSCPKVILETADLSGTCRCGLACTDVKAIRTMLTHLLDGSKNHLRSYVKNIEKIIGKGNYEAQVLTQEEVDEILGR
- a CDS encoding endo-1,4-beta-xylanase, with translation MKKIVCLLLLLSFFLFSCVTPDNAATGQRQEKAAGDVEITIETDIPSLKDVVKDHFLIGAAIEPNKLRNPNHIALLKKHFSSITAENCMKPSSLQPMEGTFNFYAADKLLEFARENGIAFRGHTLVWHNQAAEWMFYESKGSEHPASREQLKTRLKDHIYTIMEHFKGNVYAWDVVNEAIDVGKPDDMRNSKWYQIMGKEYIELAFRYAREADPDAKLFYNDYDMTIPGKRDAVIRMVKEMREKGVPIDGIGMQMHGSITSPTLQSFEEALAVYSGLGVEIHITELDINIYGSGAQSFETIPEELLIAQGYRVKDLFEIMKKYKNITSVTFWGLADDYSWLQKTDRMNWPLPFNEAFKAKPFYWGIVDPSKLKPRINMAKAVEGTPEIDGTPDDLWEFTEYVPNIPGTLDVSANVRTLWDKDNLYILTQVNDKTPARNDEITVFIDEKNDRTDTMDENDRILHYKLDKSWKNSQDAVVSITENGYIFEACIPFEHIDGKKAVKIGFDFSIKNDDRAVLKWNHRDRIESESPSLWGLINLDTAPKGMIVYEGTPVIDAEKDTSYNKGTAFPVDLFILGIQGEDVRFAGATANARVMWDSKGLSVYLQVIDPVLSDKSDLDYSQDSVEVFIDENNHRTTSYEQDDAQYRVNFKNQTSFGSTGSVEGFNSAAKIIPGGYAVEMYIPFRTITGNKGTIIGFDLQVNDDQLGNGNRASISKWNDPTNDSWQSTAQFGVVIFK
- the pbpC gene encoding penicillin-binding protein 1C codes for the protein MLLSSKWFVQTGKRLKRYLLSLMDIREVQCRVISRIKQLKGIINKKWHGAFLTCFFFFTFILLLPLEQPLFEGDYSTVLKDGKGNLLCARIARDEQWRFPPVTKVPEKFRKCIILFEDKNFYVHPGIDPFAIARALCRNIEKGEIVSGASTITMQVIRLSRKGKPRIITEKIMEALLALKLELMYTKDQILAFHASNLPFGGNVVGIEAASWRYFGRQPDNLTWAETALLAVLPNDPAMIHPGKNRGLLLEKRNRLLDRLCEKKIITQTECTLGKEEPLPGTPYPIPAKAPHLFDRMIKDGHGGTSVISSIDPALQHLTASIIRKHYKHLSRSKIYNAAALIIKVDTGEALAYVGNTEPLSGEQHGNAVDIIAADRSTGSILKPFLYAFMLDEGEILPEEIVPDIPLFYRGFAPMNFAKTFDGAIPASRALTRSLNIPFVYLLQKYDYRKFYRKLAQLGMTLPYPPSHYSLSLILGGAESTLWDLTAMYATMARVLKHYPVSGYSHEDYIRNTYLPVPGNPADPEKRKKSDTSLLGAASIWFTFSAMKEVVRPDEESNWNRYASSRPIAWKTGTSYGNRDGWAIGITPDYVVGVWVGNADGEGRPEIKGIHIAGPILFDIFGILPHTNWFTKPWTDMVFAAVCKKSGMLASQSCEDTIITEIPARGLSSYPCCYHRIVHLDEKEAYQVNSSTYPVSKMVHKKWFVLPPVQEYYFKKRNSSYKVLPPFPDHVDTRMEFIYPAKNKTNIYVPLELDGTPGKTVFEIAHRSPDTTVFWHLDGEYLGETKAIHQMGVFPREGEHELVVIDEEGNVLTNHFTVVKRMKG